The DNA region CCACCGCCCGGCCCTTCCTCCAGGCGGGCTGGCAGCTATCCCCCCTGGACCTGCTGGAATCCCCGCGAAACCCCCGGGCCTGCCTGGGCAACCCCGCCTGCCGGGAGGCGTTTTTCCACCGCTGGCAGCGGGCCACCCCGCCGCTGGTCGGTCTGCCCTTTGAAGGCCCCGGCCTGTACCTGAGCCTGCTGGCGGTGGGGTTGGTGCTGACGCTGCTGGGGCTGCTGCTGGCCAAGCTGCTCGAGAGCGAGCAGATCGGCCTGGAAAGCACCTTATCCCAGGCTTTCGGCGGGGTGGCCCTGGGAGTTTTGGGCTACAGCCTGCCGGGGCTGGTCGGCCTGGCCGCCCCACCCTGGCTGGAGAGCCTGCTGGCCCTGGCGGGGCTGGTGCTGGGGGTGAACGCCCGCAACCGCCACCGTGCGCTGTACAGCGCCCTGCGGGCTCGCTACGCCGACGCCCGGGAACTCCGGCGCATGACCCTCACCCCCGCCAACCGTGCCCTGGCCCTGCCGCTGGCCCGCCTCAGCCCCGACAAGGGGGAGCCGCTGATCGGCAGCGTGCCCACCCCCGCCAAGAAAGAACTCGACCACCTGCTGGTGGTGGCCCCCACCCGGGGCGGCAAGGGCCTGCATATCCGCCAGACCCTGTGGCACTGGGGGGGCAGCGCGGTGGTGGTGGACCTCAAGGGCGACGCCTACCGGGAGACGGCCCTGCGCCGGGAGGAGTTGGGCGGGCGCTGCTTCCTGCTCGACCCGGAGGGCTACGGCAGCTGCTACGACCCTTTTTCCGAGATGGTGCGCGATGAGAGCGTGGCCAGCGCCGCGCAGCTGATGATGGTCTCCGCGCAGGACAAGGACCCCATCTTTTCCGAGCGGGCCAGCTACCTGATGGAAGCCTTCATCTATTTGGCCCAGTACCGTCAGGAATCGACCACCAGCCTGATGTACGGGCTGATGAGCCGGGGGGAGGACGCGGTGTACCTGGAGTTCAAGCGCCTCAAGCAACAACCCCCCCTCCCTGACCGGCCCCGTGAGCTATTGGAGAAGGCCATCGCCCGCTTCAACTTCTTCTACGGCAGCGACAAGGACGACAAGTTCCGGGCCAGCTGCTACGGCACCTTCTCCACCCGGGCCCGTCCGCTGGTCTCCGAGGGGGTGCGGGCCATGACCCAGCGCAGCGACTTCACCGCCCGGGACCTGATCGAGCGCCCCACCACCCTCTACATCCGCCTCAGCGAGGAGAACCTCGATTTCACCAAGGGTATCGTGCAGATTCTCATCTCCACCCTGACCGGTCAGCTGACCCGCACCATCGACCGCGAGCAAGGCGGCTACGCCCGGGTTCCGGTGCTGTTCGTCTTCGACGAGGCCAAGCGCATCCCCATCCCCTCCATCGCCAACGGGGTCTCCACCTGGGCCGGACGCAACATGTACGCGGCCATCTACGTGCAGGACATGAGCCAGCTGGAAGGCACCTACGGCGAAGGCGACGCCAAGACGGTGCTGGCCAACACCGCGCAGATCTTCTACCTGGGCAACCCCAACCTGGAGACGGCCCAGTACGTCAGCCAGAAGCTGGGCCGCATCGAGGTGCCCAGCTACAGCTACACCGCGCAGCGTTCCAAGGACGGGCAGAGCCGCAGCATGAGCTACAACCTGCGGGAGGTGGACCTGCTCAGCGTGGACGACTTCCTGGCCGGGACCAACGACGAGGTGGTGGTCTTCCCCCGCGCCGCCCGTCCGGTGCGGGCCTGGCGGGTGCTCCCCCCGGAGGAGATGCGCCAGTACGCCCGGGCCCCCGAGCCGCCGCGCATCGCCCGCTCCCCCGATCTCCCGCCGGAGCCGATCCCCACCCCCCCTTCCCCGTCCCCACGACCGCCCTCCAACCCACCCGGCCCGGCGAGCACCCAGTCCTCCGGCCTGCGCAAAGTCCTGGTCTGGCCGGGTGGAGCGGCCCGCTTCTGGGAGATCCCCGAGGAAGAGCGGCTGCTGTTCGACTTTCTCACCATGGACTTTATCCCCGATCCCCTCACCCAGCGGGTGGTGGACCTGGGGGATCTCAGTCGCCCCTTCGCCCTGGTGGCTCCCCCCGAGCAGAAAGACCGCGCCGAGGAGCACCTGCGCCACAACGGCGTGCAGATCCGGCAGCACCTCCCTCCCCCCGTCTATGGCCGGTTGTGGCTCCTGGGCGGGCAGTGGAAGCCGTCGGCGCTACAGACCGCAGAGGAGGTTTTGCGCCGCTCGCTCTTCCCGTTGCGCTTGCCCGAGAAAATCGACGGCCTGGTCGGACTGAAGGCGCCCTCCGAAGCCTACCTGCCGCTGCCCTACCCGCCGGAGCAGCAACTCAACACCTGGATCGGCCTGCTGGGCTACCAGCCCCGGGTGCTGTGGCTCGACCAACCCGGAGGCACGGCGGTGTTGCCCCACTGGCGAGGCCCCCGCATCTCCCTGATGGGCCGCGGCCCGGCGGAAGTCCCCCCGACCCTACAGGCTGCCCTCAGCCAACTGCGCGCGATGTTGAGGTGAACAATGCAGATCGTGTACTTTCATAAAGGGCGCGATGGCGATCCCGATCAGGGTAGGGCCGCGCTCTGCTGGATCTGGTAGGCCCGTTCCAGCGCCTCCAGGGCCCCCGCGTCCCCCAGCGCGTAGCGGGCTGCCTGGGAGAGCACGAAGTAGTCCAGCAGCATCCCTTCCAGGAACAGGCTGGGCAGGTTCCCGTCCCGTGCGGCCTGAATCAGCTTGCGGTAGCGCTCGAAGTCGTAGCGGGGCTTCTGTTCTGTAGCGCCCAGGGTCACCGCCTCCGGCTGGCCGCCTTGCAAAAGCGTGTCGATGGCCCCGGCCAGGTCGGGATAGACCGCGAAGCGCCCTTTACCCCGCACCTCCAGGGCCATGGAAAAGACCGGACGGCCCTGCCGACGACGGGCCGGAAGGTCGGGCCGCCCGATCAACGGCCACAGCACCGGGTTTTCCAGCACGTCCCGCAAGGTCCGCCCGTGCACGGTCACGATCCCCTTGATGCCCCGCTTGCCGATGGTCTCCACCACCGCCACGTCCTCGGGGTAGCCCACCTCGTCGCCCACGATGACCTGGGGGCCGTGGTTGGCCAGCGCCTCCAGGTAGGTGCGGGCCAGCATCATCTGGAAGGTCTCCCCGATGGCGTAGTTGGGGGTGGGCACCTGCAAGCGCCGGGCGCTGCCCAGGGTGGGGTGCGGCACCAGCCCCTCCCCCCCGATCTCGTTGGAGGTATCGACCACCACCACCTTGGGGCCGATCTGCTGGGCGTACTGGCGCACCACGTCGCGCAAAAAGGTGGTCTTGCCCACCCCCGGCGGGCCGATGATCAGCACCCCGTCGGCCTGGAGCAGGTACGGCATCACCGGATCGGCCACCCCCTCCACCACCCGGGCCAGCCGGATGGTCAGCCCGGCTAAGGACTTGTAGCGGTCCTTGATGGCGCTGATGCGGTGCAGCGTCCCCCCGATCCCCACCCGTCCGTCCTCACGGAAGGAAACCTGGTAGCGGCTGGAGAGCTTGGCCTGAATGTTGGCCAGGTCGGCCTCGCTGAAGGGCTGGCTGCCGGCCAGCGGGGGCGGTGCGCCGCACCAGTAGTGGGGGATGCGCCCGATGTCCAGGGCGATCTCCTCCAGGGAGTCCTTGACCGTTCGGGCCTCCGCCGCGATCCAGTCCGGCAGCACCTCCAGAATGCGCTCGAGCTGATCAATCGGAACCATGCACCCTCTCCCGTTCCCGGGCCGCCGCCGAAGCCAGCGCATAAAGCCGCCGGGCGCTGCCGTCAACTCGAGGAATCCACTCCAGCTGATGCTGGGGGAACATCTCCGCTACCGACCGTAGCTCCGCTTCCGCCTCCCAGGGCAGGTACACCCGCACCCGTGAGGGCTCCGAGAGCATCCCCAGCGCGGCCTGCAAAGCCCGCTGGCGCAGCTGTCGGGCCGAGGTGGCCGGAGCGCTCCCTTGCCGGAGGCGCTCCTGCTCTCCCTGGCGCACCCGGCAGGCCCAACCCCCCTGCACCAGGCCGTGGACGCCGCACACCCCCCACACCCAGACCTCGACCAGCGCCCGCTCCCAAGGGGGATCGTCCGCTCGGTGTACGGGCTCCCGCCGTCCCGACAGGGGATCGTTCGTCTCGGTGAACGGCCTCCCGCCGTCCCGACAGGGGATCGTCCGCCATCAGTTCTCCGGGGCGGTGGCTTTGCGGATCTTGATCAGTTCGCTGGCGATGATGGCCAGCAGGATGGTCGAAAGCCCCTGCACCACCCGGTCGCTCAGGATCCAGGCCACGCCGAAGCCCATGCTCAGGTAGTAGGTGACCAGAAACAGCTTGCTTTGAAGCCAACGCACTCTCTCCACGACTCCTCCTCAAAAACGGCAGCGC from Allomeiothermus silvanus DSM 9946 includes:
- a CDS encoding type IV secretory system conjugative DNA transfer family protein, giving the protein MNPRTHTDLPEAARAVSIRYGNPRQRRLAVFLAALGMLLAAAGVWGGWKAYTSFESTARPFLQAGWQLSPLDLLESPRNPRACLGNPACREAFFHRWQRATPPLVGLPFEGPGLYLSLLAVGLVLTLLGLLLAKLLESEQIGLESTLSQAFGGVALGVLGYSLPGLVGLAAPPWLESLLALAGLVLGVNARNRHRALYSALRARYADARELRRMTLTPANRALALPLARLSPDKGEPLIGSVPTPAKKELDHLLVVAPTRGGKGLHIRQTLWHWGGSAVVVDLKGDAYRETALRREELGGRCFLLDPEGYGSCYDPFSEMVRDESVASAAQLMMVSAQDKDPIFSERASYLMEAFIYLAQYRQESTTSLMYGLMSRGEDAVYLEFKRLKQQPPLPDRPRELLEKAIARFNFFYGSDKDDKFRASCYGTFSTRARPLVSEGVRAMTQRSDFTARDLIERPTTLYIRLSEENLDFTKGIVQILISTLTGQLTRTIDREQGGYARVPVLFVFDEAKRIPIPSIANGVSTWAGRNMYAAIYVQDMSQLEGTYGEGDAKTVLANTAQIFYLGNPNLETAQYVSQKLGRIEVPSYSYTAQRSKDGQSRSMSYNLREVDLLSVDDFLAGTNDEVVVFPRAARPVRAWRVLPPEEMRQYARAPEPPRIARSPDLPPEPIPTPPSPSPRPPSNPPGPASTQSSGLRKVLVWPGGAARFWEIPEEERLLFDFLTMDFIPDPLTQRVVDLGDLSRPFALVAPPEQKDRAEEHLRHNGVQIRQHLPPPVYGRLWLLGGQWKPSALQTAEEVLRRSLFPLRLPEKIDGLVGLKAPSEAYLPLPYPPEQQLNTWIGLLGYQPRVLWLDQPGGTAVLPHWRGPRISLMGRGPAEVPPTLQAALSQLRAMLR
- a CDS encoding AAA ATPase — translated: MVPIDQLERILEVLPDWIAAEARTVKDSLEEIALDIGRIPHYWCGAPPPLAGSQPFSEADLANIQAKLSSRYQVSFREDGRVGIGGTLHRISAIKDRYKSLAGLTIRLARVVEGVADPVMPYLLQADGVLIIGPPGVGKTTFLRDVVRQYAQQIGPKVVVVDTSNEIGGEGLVPHPTLGSARRLQVPTPNYAIGETFQMMLARTYLEALANHGPQVIVGDEVGYPEDVAVVETIGKRGIKGIVTVHGRTLRDVLENPVLWPLIGRPDLPARRRQGRPVFSMALEVRGKGRFAVYPDLAGAIDTLLQGGQPEAVTLGATEQKPRYDFERYRKLIQAARDGNLPSLFLEGMLLDYFVLSQAARYALGDAGALEALERAYQIQQSAALP